A stretch of DNA from Aerosakkonema funiforme FACHB-1375:
AGATGAACGCAGATGTGTTAATTATATCCATCCCAGATGAGCTTTTGCCGTATTGACTGCTATTCTTATCCCACTAGCATTTGCTGTTATTTTGTAAGACTTATTTTTATTTTCAGAATTTGGGTTATATAAAACAACATTCCCGTTCCAAAGATGACTTTTTTTGGCCCAATCAAGTTGAGCTATTTCTGAAGTTTTTTCATCAATAAAATAATTGTTTTCTTTGTCATAGATACAGTATAACAGCCGCCCTAGAATTTCTAGACCAACGCTCCATCCCAAAATACAATTTTCCTTAAATGCAGCCACTTCTTCAACTGTCAATTCTTGAACGTTGGTTTCAAAAATATCTCGCGTATCTCTGCATTCCGAGAAAAACTGATTTAGGCATATAACCAAAGCTTCAGACGTATCATCAACATCATAATCTTTAAGTTCATTATTTGGGTCGTCACCCAAAGCACAACTCACAAATCTAGCTATGTAATTAGTTGTATAAATCAGCCTCTTTTTGGTATCTGGAGAAGCTTTAATTTTTTCTGTTTTACCCTGAAACATTCCTACTCGTTCAAGTAGGTTTTTTGTAATGCCAACCCGACCTTCAAATTCACCGAAGGATAAAAGCAAGGATTTATGCAATTTTTCTGTCTGAGCCATATCTCGGAAGTCTGTTTGGCACTGGTTAAAATCTCCCTCTAAAACCAGGGTTATCGGGAAATCATTATCAGCAATATATTTTGCTTCCTGACCTTCCATCAATTCGTGGATAGCACGCTTGCGATGCTGTCCATCTGTAATATCTAATTTAACGCCACGGGGAATAACTACTAGACAAATTCCCCTCCCCAGTTCGATTATATCTATCTCATTTCGAGCAACATTCGCCGTCAGTGTTCCCAGAATCCAGGGTTTCCCTTTTCTAGCCCGTTTAAGAATATAGTCTTTAATTTCTTGGGTATGACCTTTAACTTCTGGCCGATTTTTACCGGAATCCGGATTGTTGTCTGTGGATGGTTTTGCTTGCAGAAGGGTAGGTAAGTCATGAGCAGGGACATTGATTTGCACCATTTTCCGCTTTCCCTGCTCGAAAACTAACCCAGGGTAACATTTATTACGGTGATGCTTGGCAAAAAGGCCCTCAAACACCTGAGCTATTTGCTCTTTCGGATCTGGATCGGGCCGGGAGGTGTTGATTTCTGGCATATAAGACGATTATATAGATAGGTGAAAACCTATTGAGTCATTATAACCACTATTGGGGGCACACACCAGAGATGGCATCTACCAAGCAGCCTAACGACAACAGACAAACAACTTTGGTTGCAGCAAAATCAGCTGATAATACCATAAACAGTAAAAATAAGCAAGCAGGGAGTTTTCAGACGTGACAGAAATCCACCAGATGTCACTATTCCCGCCGCGCACTGTTGAGGAGTTAGTGGAAGATATAGAAATGCTAACTCAAGAAATCCAAGAATTGTATTCTTTGGATGAGATACCTTGGGTAATTGGATATAGTGGGGGGAAAGATTCAACAGCAGTATTACAGCTAATCTGGAATGCGATCGCAGCACTTCCGCTAGAAAAGCGGACAAAGAGAATAGATGTCATAACAACAGACACGCTAGTAGAAAATCCCATCGTATCAAATTGGGTTCGTAATTCTATCGAGCGAATGAAGGCTGCTGCTCAAGAAGCGAAGATGCCTATAGAACCTCATTTGCTACATCCAGAGTTGACAGAAACATTTTGGGTCGGTGTGATTGGGAAAGGCTACCCAGCACCTAGAGGTAAGTTTCGTTGGTGTACTGAACGCCTTAAAATTAATCCATCTAACCGTTTTATTCGTGATGTTATCCGCAACAGCGGTGAAACTATACTTGTGTTAGGTACTCGTAAAGCTGAAAGCACAAAACGTGCCTACAGAATGAAAAAAATGGAAGCAAAACGAGTACGCGATCGCCTCAGCCCCAATATGAACTTACCAAACTCTCTGGTTTATAGCCCTATTGAAGATTGGCGTGATGATGAAGTTTGGCTTTATCTGATGCAGTGGCAAAACCCTTGGGGACACAGCAACAAAGATTTATTTGCTATGTATCGGGGTGCTAGTGCTGATAATGAATGTCCGCTAGTCGTTGATACTTCTACTCCTAGTTGTGGTAGTTCTCGTTTTGGATGTTGGG
This window harbors:
- a CDS encoding DNA sulfur modification protein DndB, whose protein sequence is MPEINTSRPDPDPKEQIAQVFEGLFAKHHRNKCYPGLVFEQGKRKMVQINVPAHDLPTLLQAKPSTDNNPDSGKNRPEVKGHTQEIKDYILKRARKGKPWILGTLTANVARNEIDIIELGRGICLVVIPRGVKLDITDGQHRKRAIHELMEGQEAKYIADNDFPITLVLEGDFNQCQTDFRDMAQTEKLHKSLLLSFGEFEGRVGITKNLLERVGMFQGKTEKIKASPDTKKRLIYTTNYIARFVSCALGDDPNNELKDYDVDDTSEALVICLNQFFSECRDTRDIFETNVQELTVEEVAAFKENCILGWSVGLEILGRLLYCIYDKENNYFIDEKTSEIAQLDWAKKSHLWNGNVVLYNPNSENKNKSYKITANASGIRIAVNTAKAHLGWI